In a genomic window of Pseudomonas oryzihabitans:
- the tsf gene encoding translation elongation factor Ts, with amino-acid sequence MAEITAALVKELRERTGQGMMDCKKALAAAGGDIEKAIDDMRAAGAIKAAKKAGNVAAEGSIAVKVADDHKAAVIIEVNSQTDFLALQDDFKGFVSASLDKAFAEKMSDAAPLIAAQEGAREALVAKCGENVNIRRLTRVEGDVVGAYLHGHRIGVVVTLQGGTAELAKEIAMHVAASNPQFLNPSQVSEEAIAKEKEIFLALNADKIAGKPENIVENMVKGRINKFLAEASLVEQPFIKDPEVKVGELAKKAGAEIVSFVRYEVGEGIEKAEVDFAAEVAAQLAASKQ; translated from the coding sequence ATGGCAGAAATCACTGCAGCCCTGGTCAAAGAACTGCGCGAGCGTACCGGCCAAGGCATGATGGATTGCAAGAAGGCGCTGGCCGCTGCCGGCGGCGACATCGAGAAGGCCATCGACGACATGCGTGCCGCTGGCGCTATCAAGGCCGCCAAGAAAGCCGGTAACGTGGCTGCCGAAGGCTCCATCGCGGTCAAGGTCGCCGACGATCACAAGGCTGCCGTCATCATCGAAGTCAACTCCCAGACCGACTTCCTGGCTCTGCAGGACGACTTCAAAGGCTTCGTTTCCGCCAGCCTGGACAAGGCCTTCGCCGAGAAGATGAGCGACGCCGCTCCGCTGATCGCCGCTCAGGAAGGTGCTCGTGAAGCCCTGGTCGCCAAGTGCGGCGAGAACGTCAACATCCGCCGTCTGACCCGTGTCGAAGGCGATGTGGTTGGCGCCTACCTCCACGGCCACCGCATTGGTGTGGTCGTCACCCTGCAGGGTGGCACCGCCGAACTGGCCAAGGAAATCGCCATGCACGTCGCGGCGAGCAATCCCCAGTTCCTGAACCCCTCCCAGGTTTCCGAAGAAGCCATCGCCAAGGAAAAAGAAATCTTCCTGGCGCTGAACGCCGACAAGATCGCCGGCAAGCCGGAAAACATCGTGGAGAACATGGTCAAGGGCCGTATCAACAAGTTCCTGGCCGAAGCCAGCCTGGTTGAGCAGCCTTTCATCAAGGACCCGGAAGTCAAGGTCGGCGAACTGGCCAAGAAAGCCGGTGCCGAGATCGTCTCCTTCGTACGTTACGAAGTGGGTGAAGGCATCGAGAAGGCCGAAGTCGACTTCGCTGCCGAAGTGGCTGCCCAGCTGGCGGCCAGCAAGCAGTAA
- the map gene encoding type I methionyl aminopeptidase, with amino-acid sequence MTVILKTPEDIAKMRIAGQLAAEVLEMLDEHVRPGITTEELDRLAHDYIVNVQQAIPAPLNYKGYPKSICTSLNHVVCHGIPNDKPLKSGDIMNVDITVIKDGYHGDTSKMYLVGDVPEWADRLCQVTQECLYKGISLVRPGARLGDIGEIIQKHAEKNGFSVVREYCGHGIGKGFHEEPQVVHYGRAGTGLELQAGMIFTIEPMINQGRYETRLLGDGWTAITKDRKLSAQWEHTVLVTDQGYEILTLRKDETFPRVPA; translated from the coding sequence ATGACCGTCATCCTGAAGACCCCTGAAGACATCGCCAAGATGCGCATCGCCGGCCAATTGGCCGCCGAGGTGCTCGAAATGCTGGACGAGCACGTCCGCCCCGGCATCACCACCGAGGAACTGGATCGCCTGGCCCATGACTACATCGTCAATGTGCAGCAGGCCATCCCCGCCCCGCTGAACTACAAGGGCTATCCGAAATCCATCTGCACTTCGCTGAACCACGTAGTTTGCCACGGTATCCCCAATGACAAGCCGCTCAAGAGCGGCGACATCATGAACGTGGATATCACTGTGATCAAAGACGGCTACCACGGCGATACCAGCAAGATGTACCTGGTGGGCGACGTCCCCGAATGGGCCGATCGCCTGTGCCAAGTCACCCAGGAGTGTCTCTATAAAGGTATCTCCCTGGTCCGCCCGGGCGCGCGCCTCGGCGACATCGGCGAGATCATCCAGAAGCATGCCGAGAAGAATGGCTTCTCGGTGGTTCGCGAGTATTGCGGCCACGGTATCGGCAAGGGCTTCCATGAAGAACCGCAGGTGGTGCACTACGGTCGCGCCGGCACTGGGCTTGAGCTGCAGGCCGGCATGATCTTCACCATCGAGCCAATGATCAACCAGGGCCGCTACGAGACCCGCCTGTTGGGCGATGGCTGGACCGCCATCACCAAGGACCGCAAGCTGTCCGCCCAGTGGGAACACACGGTACTGGTCACCGACCAGGGTTACGAGATCCTGACTCTGCGAAAGGATGAAACCTTTCCCCGCGTTCCTGCGTGA
- the dapC gene encoding succinyldiaminopimelate transaminase, with the protein MNPTLDLLHPYPFEKLRALLAGVTPPAAIKAIPLSIGEPKHPAPAFVAEALTANLDQLAVYPTTLGIADLREAIADWASRRFAVPAGWLDPARHVLPVTGTREALFSFTQAVVDRAKAGLVLSPNPFYQIYEGAALLAGAEPHYLPCLAEQGFNPDFDSVPTEVWERCQLLFLCSPGNPTGALLPLETQKKLIELADRHDFVIAADECYSELYFDEDNPPPGLLTACAELGRSDFARCVVFHSLSKRSNLPGMRSGFVAGDAAILKRFLLYRTYHGCAMPVQVQKASAIAWRDEAHVRENRELYRQKFAAVLDVLQGSLDVSLPDGGFYLWAKTPGDDESFARELFAAEHVTVVPGSYLSREVGGINPGAGRVRMALVAPLAECVEAAERIRRFCSR; encoded by the coding sequence ATGAATCCCACCCTCGACCTGTTGCATCCCTATCCGTTCGAGAAGCTCCGCGCCCTGCTCGCTGGCGTCACTCCACCGGCGGCGATAAAGGCGATTCCGCTATCGATCGGCGAGCCCAAGCATCCGGCGCCCGCCTTCGTCGCCGAGGCGCTGACGGCCAACCTGGATCAACTGGCGGTTTACCCGACCACCCTGGGTATCGCCGACCTGCGCGAAGCCATCGCCGATTGGGCCAGCCGGCGCTTCGCCGTGCCCGCGGGCTGGCTGGATCCGGCGCGCCACGTGCTGCCCGTGACCGGTACCCGCGAGGCCCTGTTCTCCTTCACCCAGGCGGTGGTGGATCGCGCCAAGGCCGGCCTGGTGCTGAGCCCCAATCCCTTCTACCAGATCTACGAGGGTGCCGCCCTGCTGGCCGGCGCCGAGCCCCACTATCTGCCCTGCCTGGCGGAGCAGGGTTTTAATCCGGACTTCGACAGCGTTCCGACCGAGGTCTGGGAACGTTGTCAGCTACTGTTCCTCTGCTCGCCCGGCAATCCTACGGGGGCTCTGCTGCCCCTGGAGACGCAGAAGAAGCTCATCGAACTCGCCGATCGCCATGACTTCGTGATCGCCGCCGATGAGTGCTACAGCGAACTCTACTTCGACGAAGACAATCCGCCACCCGGCCTGCTCACCGCCTGTGCGGAACTGGGCCGCAGCGACTTCGCCCGCTGCGTGGTCTTCCACAGCCTGTCCAAGCGCTCCAATCTGCCAGGCATGAGATCGGGCTTCGTCGCTGGTGATGCCGCCATCCTCAAGCGCTTCCTGCTCTATCGCACCTACCATGGCTGTGCCATGCCGGTGCAGGTACAGAAGGCTAGTGCCATCGCCTGGCGTGACGAAGCCCACGTGCGCGAGAACCGCGAACTCTATCGGCAGAAATTCGCCGCCGTCCTGGATGTCCTCCAGGGCAGCCTGGACGTGTCGCTACCTGACGGCGGTTTCTACCTCTGGGCGAAGACACCGGGCGATGACGAAAGCTTCGCGCGCGAACTCTTCGCCGCGGAACACGTCACCGTGGTACCAGGCTCCTATCTGTCCCGTGAAGTGGGCGGCATCAATCCGGGCGCCGGACGGGTGCGCATGGCGCTGGTCGCCCCGCTGGCCGAGTGCGTGGAAGCAGCGGAGCGTATCCGCCGCTTCTGCAGCCGCTAA
- the cysN gene encoding sulfate adenylyltransferase subunit CysN, with the protein MSHQSELIGQDILAYLAQHERKELLRFLTCGNVDDGKSTLIGRLLHDSKMIYEDHLEAITRDSKKVGTTGEEVDLALLVDGLQAEREQGITIDVAYRYFSTAKRKFIIADTPGHEQYTRNMATGASTCDLAIILVDARYGIQTQTRRHSYIASLLGIKHIVVAINKMDLLGFDEAVFERIKDDYLAFAQRIDLSAKDIHFVPMSALKGDNVVNRSEQTPWYSGKPLMEILETVEIAADRNLDDLRFPVQYVNRPNLNFRGFAGTLASGVVTKGDAVVVLPSGKGSRVKSIVTYDGELEQAGPGQAVTLTLEDEIDISRGDVLVHADNRPQVTDSFEAMLVWMAEEPMRPGKKYDIKRATSYVPGSLPSIVHTVDVNTLERGAASELKLNEIARVKVALDASIALDGYGVNRTTGAFIVIDRLTNGTVGAGMIIAEPVGNGGHGHGAHQLHVSTSERAARFGQQPSTVLFTGLSGAGKTTLAYALERRLFDAGRAVFVLDGQNLRHDLNKGLPQDRAGRRENWLRAAQVARQFNEAGLIALAAFVAPDAEGRAQAQALIGAERLLTVHVKASPKACAERDPQGLYAAGGDNIPGISFAYDEPEDADLVLDTEQLSVEEGVQQILDALRQRQVI; encoded by the coding sequence ATGTCGCACCAATCCGAGCTGATCGGCCAGGACATCCTGGCCTACCTCGCGCAGCACGAACGCAAGGAGCTGCTGCGCTTCCTCACCTGCGGCAACGTCGACGACGGCAAGAGCACCCTGATCGGGCGCCTGCTGCACGACTCCAAGATGATCTACGAGGATCACCTGGAAGCCATCACCCGCGATTCCAAGAAGGTGGGCACCACCGGCGAGGAGGTCGACCTGGCGTTGCTGGTGGACGGCCTGCAGGCCGAGCGCGAGCAGGGCATCACCATCGACGTGGCCTACCGCTACTTCTCCACCGCCAAGCGCAAGTTCATCATAGCCGATACCCCCGGCCATGAGCAGTACACCCGCAACATGGCCACCGGGGCGTCCACCTGCGACCTGGCGATCATCCTGGTGGATGCCCGCTATGGCATCCAGACCCAGACCCGTCGGCACAGCTACATCGCCTCGCTGCTGGGCATCAAGCACATCGTGGTCGCCATCAACAAGATGGACCTGCTGGGTTTCGACGAAGCCGTGTTCGAGCGCATCAAGGATGACTACCTGGCCTTCGCCCAGCGCATCGACCTGAGCGCCAAGGACATCCATTTCGTGCCCATGTCGGCGCTCAAGGGCGACAACGTGGTGAATCGCAGCGAGCAGACGCCCTGGTACAGTGGCAAGCCGCTGATGGAAATCCTCGAGACCGTGGAAATCGCCGCGGATCGCAACCTGGACGACCTGCGCTTCCCGGTGCAGTACGTCAACCGGCCCAACCTCAATTTCCGCGGCTTCGCCGGGACCCTGGCCTCGGGCGTGGTGACCAAGGGCGATGCCGTGGTGGTCCTGCCGTCGGGCAAGGGCAGCCGGGTCAAGTCCATCGTCACCTACGACGGCGAGCTGGAGCAGGCCGGTCCCGGCCAGGCGGTGACCCTGACCCTGGAAGACGAGATCGACATCTCCCGTGGCGACGTGCTGGTGCATGCCGACAACCGTCCCCAGGTGACCGACAGCTTCGAAGCCATGCTGGTGTGGATGGCCGAGGAGCCCATGCGGCCGGGCAAGAAATACGACATCAAGCGCGCCACCAGCTACGTGCCCGGCTCGCTGCCGAGCATCGTCCATACGGTGGACGTCAACACCTTGGAGCGCGGTGCGGCCAGCGAACTCAAGCTCAACGAGATCGCCCGGGTCAAGGTGGCCCTGGATGCCTCCATCGCCCTGGATGGCTACGGCGTCAACCGCACCACCGGCGCCTTCATCGTCATCGACCGCCTGACCAATGGCACCGTGGGCGCCGGCATGATCATCGCCGAGCCGGTGGGTAACGGCGGTCATGGCCATGGCGCGCACCAGTTGCATGTAAGTACCAGCGAGCGGGCCGCCCGTTTCGGTCAGCAGCCCAGCACGGTGCTCTTCACCGGCCTGTCCGGTGCCGGCAAGACCACCCTGGCCTATGCCCTGGAGCGGCGCCTGTTCGACGCCGGTCGCGCGGTCTTCGTGCTGGATGGCCAGAATCTGCGGCACGACCTGAACAAGGGATTGCCGCAGGATCGCGCCGGTCGCCGCGAGAACTGGCTGCGGGCCGCCCAGGTCGCCCGTCAGTTCAACGAAGCGGGTCTGATCGCTCTCGCGGCCTTCGTCGCGCCGGATGCCGAGGGTCGTGCCCAGGCCCAGGCGTTGATCGGTGCCGAGCGCCTCTTGACGGTCCACGTCAAGGCATCGCCCAAGGCTTGTGCCGAGCGGGATCCGCAAGGTCTCTATGCTGCCGGTGGCGATAATATTCCGGGCATCTCCTTTGCCTATGATGAGCCTGAAGACGCCGACCTGGTGTTGGATACCGAGCAGTTGTCGGTAGAGGAGGGCGTCCAGCAGATCCTCGACGCTCTGCGCCAGCGCCAAGTGATCTAA
- the rpsB gene encoding 30S ribosomal protein S2, with protein sequence MSQVSMRDMLKAGVHFGHQTRYWNPKMGKYIFGARNKIHIINLEKTLPMFNEALTFVERLASGKNKILFVGTKRSAGKIVREEAARCGQPFVDHRWLGGMLTNYKTIRASIKRLRDLEVQSQDGTFDKLTKKEALMRTRDLEKLERSLGGIKDMGGLPDALFVVDVDHERIAITEANKLGIPVIGVVDTNSSPEGVDYVIPGNDDAFRAVQLYLSSVADAVLRGGSNAGAGEQFVEEAAAEAVEG encoded by the coding sequence ATGTCTCAAGTCTCCATGCGTGACATGCTGAAAGCCGGCGTGCATTTCGGCCACCAAACCCGTTACTGGAACCCGAAGATGGGCAAGTACATCTTCGGCGCGCGTAACAAGATCCACATCATCAACCTCGAAAAGACCCTGCCGATGTTCAACGAGGCCCTGACCTTCGTTGAGCGCCTGGCTTCCGGCAAGAACAAGATCCTGTTCGTCGGCACCAAGCGTTCCGCCGGCAAGATCGTTCGTGAAGAAGCCGCTCGTTGCGGTCAGCCCTTCGTCGACCACCGCTGGTTGGGCGGCATGCTGACCAACTACAAGACCATCCGTGCCTCGATCAAGCGTCTGCGCGATCTGGAAGTCCAGTCCCAGGACGGTACTTTCGACAAGCTGACCAAGAAAGAAGCCCTGATGCGCACCCGCGATCTCGAGAAGCTCGAGCGCAGCCTGGGTGGTATCAAGGACATGGGCGGTCTGCCGGACGCGCTGTTCGTCGTCGACGTTGACCACGAGCGCATCGCCATCACCGAAGCCAACAAGCTGGGCATCCCGGTCATCGGCGTGGTCGATACCAACAGCAGCCCGGAAGGCGTGGACTACGTCATCCCCGGTAACGACGACGCCTTCCGCGCCGTCCAGCTGTACCTGAGCAGCGTTGCTGACGCTGTTCTGCGTGGCGGCAGCAATGCCGGCGCCGGTGAGCAATTCGTCGAAGAAGCCGCTGCCGAAGCCGTCGAGGGCTAA
- a CDS encoding Na+/H+ antiporter produces MQILYTALILLLVVGATRLSAHLIPIPLPLIQVVVGALLAWPTLGLHVALDPELFLLLFIPALLFSDGWRMPKREFWRLRRPIFVLAFGLVFLTVLGAGWFLHWMLKLPWAVAFALAAVLSPTDAVAVSSIVRGRLPSSLLHVIQGEALLNDASGLVTFKFAVAAVLTGVFSLSQASLNFVFVAVGGALVGAVLSWLVGRARAWMVISRGWSDAAPHVVFMLLLPFAAYVLAERLGVSGILSAVAAGMMQSRIDMLPRQTATRLLNHSVWGLVEFAFNGLVFVILGLQLPDILAAALPASQPLWPAAGWLALYVVGSYLVIMAIRFAVILGYWHLTRPSEGPMTIAGDPRCIAAIASLSGVRGAVTLAGVLSLPLVLSNGTPFPLRDVLVFIAAGVILLSLVVASIGIPLLLARLPEQSNDLLERERCEVRINAARAAISALEGVESGETEEPARAALQAEIKAGIIAEFRDELSSADDSEDARALARLRANLDGELRLLAIRAQRRELYRLRIAGVIDDLVVTEFLRELDIQETALMRDQGNR; encoded by the coding sequence GTGCAGATTCTCTATACCGCTCTGATCCTGTTGCTGGTGGTGGGTGCCACCCGTCTCAGTGCCCATCTCATCCCCATCCCGCTGCCGCTGATCCAGGTGGTGGTCGGCGCCTTGCTCGCGTGGCCCACCCTGGGCCTGCATGTCGCCCTGGACCCCGAACTGTTCCTGCTGCTCTTCATCCCGGCGCTGTTGTTCTCCGATGGCTGGCGCATGCCCAAGCGCGAATTCTGGCGGCTACGGCGACCCATCTTCGTCTTGGCCTTCGGCTTGGTATTCCTCACAGTGCTGGGGGCAGGCTGGTTCCTGCACTGGATGCTCAAGCTGCCCTGGGCGGTGGCATTCGCCCTGGCCGCCGTGCTGTCGCCCACCGATGCCGTGGCCGTCTCCAGCATCGTCCGGGGCCGCCTGCCCAGCTCGCTGCTGCACGTGATTCAGGGGGAGGCGCTGCTCAACGATGCATCCGGCCTGGTGACCTTCAAGTTCGCCGTGGCGGCGGTCTTGACCGGGGTGTTCTCGCTGAGCCAGGCCAGCCTGAACTTCGTCTTCGTGGCTGTCGGTGGAGCCTTGGTAGGCGCCGTGCTGAGCTGGCTGGTCGGCCGGGCGCGCGCCTGGATGGTGATCAGTCGCGGCTGGAGCGATGCCGCGCCCCATGTGGTCTTCATGCTGCTGCTGCCGTTCGCCGCCTACGTGCTGGCCGAGCGCCTGGGCGTCTCGGGCATCCTGTCGGCGGTCGCCGCCGGGATGATGCAGAGTCGGATCGACATGCTGCCCCGGCAAACCGCTACCCGTTTGCTCAATCACAGTGTCTGGGGGCTGGTGGAGTTCGCCTTCAACGGCCTGGTCTTCGTCATTCTGGGATTGCAGTTGCCCGACATCCTGGCGGCGGCCCTGCCGGCCTCCCAGCCGCTCTGGCCGGCAGCCGGTTGGCTCGCGCTCTATGTGGTGGGCTCCTATCTGGTGATCATGGCCATTCGCTTCGCCGTCATCCTGGGTTACTGGCACCTCACCCGGCCCAGCGAAGGCCCCATGACCATCGCGGGAGATCCACGCTGTATCGCCGCCATCGCCTCTCTCAGCGGGGTGCGCGGGGCGGTGACCCTCGCCGGTGTGTTGTCCTTGCCACTGGTGCTGTCGAACGGGACGCCCTTTCCGCTGCGTGATGTCCTGGTGTTCATCGCGGCCGGTGTCATCCTGCTTTCCCTGGTGGTCGCGAGCATTGGCATTCCGCTGTTGCTGGCGCGTCTACCGGAGCAATCCAACGATCTCCTGGAGCGCGAGCGCTGCGAGGTGCGTATCAATGCCGCCCGGGCGGCCATCAGTGCGTTGGAGGGAGTGGAGTCGGGCGAGACGGAAGAGCCGGCGCGAGCGGCCCTGCAGGCCGAGATCAAGGCTGGCATCATCGCGGAATTCCGCGATGAGCTGAGTTCAGCCGATGACAGCGAGGATGCCAGAGCCTTGGCGCGGCTGAGAGCCAATCTGGATGGTGAGCTACGCCTGCTCGCCATCCGTGCCCAGCGCCGCGAACTCTATCGGCTGCGTATCGCTGGCGTGATCGACGACCTGGTGGTCACTGAATTCCTGCGCGAACTGGACATCCAGGAGACCGCGCTGATGCGCGATCAAGGCAATCGTTAG
- the cysD gene encoding sulfate adenylyltransferase subunit CysD translates to MLDKQTHLKQLEAESIHIIREVAAEFDNPVMLYSIGKDSAVMLHLARKAFFPGKLPFPVLHVDTGWKFQAMYEFRDRMVQDMGLDLLVHKNPEGVAQGINPFTHGSAKHTDIMKTQGLKQALDKYGFDAAFGGARRDEEKSRAKERVYSFRDSKHRWDPKNQRPELWNIYNGKTNKGESIRVFPLSNWTELDIWQYIYLEGIPIVPLYFAAEREVIEKNGTLLMIDDDRILEHLSPEEKARIHKRQVRFRTLGCYPLTGAVESQATTLTDIIQEMLLTRTSERQGRVIDHDGAGSMEEKKRQGYF, encoded by the coding sequence ATGCTCGACAAACAGACGCACCTCAAACAACTTGAGGCGGAAAGCATCCACATCATCCGTGAAGTGGCCGCCGAGTTCGATAATCCGGTCATGCTGTATTCCATCGGCAAGGATTCGGCCGTGATGCTGCACCTGGCCCGCAAGGCCTTCTTTCCCGGCAAGCTGCCGTTCCCGGTACTCCACGTGGACACCGGTTGGAAATTCCAGGCCATGTACGAATTCCGCGACCGCATGGTGCAGGACATGGGCCTGGACCTGCTGGTGCACAAGAATCCGGAAGGGGTCGCCCAGGGCATCAACCCCTTCACCCATGGCAGCGCCAAGCACACCGACATCATGAAGACCCAGGGCCTCAAGCAGGCGCTGGACAAGTACGGCTTCGACGCGGCCTTCGGCGGCGCCCGCCGCGACGAAGAGAAGTCCCGTGCCAAGGAGCGCGTCTACTCCTTCCGCGACAGCAAGCACCGCTGGGACCCGAAGAACCAGCGTCCCGAGCTGTGGAACATCTATAACGGCAAGACCAACAAGGGCGAGTCGATCCGGGTGTTCCCGCTGTCCAACTGGACCGAGCTGGACATCTGGCAGTACATCTACCTCGAAGGTATCCCGATCGTGCCGCTGTACTTCGCCGCCGAGCGCGAAGTGATCGAGAAGAACGGCACCCTGCTCATGATCGACGACGACCGCATCCTCGAGCACCTCTCGCCCGAGGAGAAGGCGCGCATCCACAAGCGCCAGGTGCGCTTCCGTACCCTTGGCTGCTACCCCCTGACCGGCGCGGTGGAGTCCCAGGCGACCACGCTGACGGACATCATCCAGGAGATGCTGCTCACCCGCACCTCCGAACGCCAGGGCCGGGTCATCGACCACGATGGCGCCGGATCCATGGAAGAGAAGAAACGTCAGGGGTATTTCTAA
- a CDS encoding [protein-PII] uridylyltransferase, producing the protein MPQVDSELFDAGQFQAELSLKASPIAAFKKFIRAANATLDARFLAGRSVRRLVEDRAWFVDQMLVAAWNRFDWPDGGIALLAVGGYGRGELHPHSDIDLLILLAEEEQERFREPIEGFLTLLWDVGLAVGQSVRSLRECTTEALADLTVITNLMESRTLAGPESLRQAMLQATSVEHLWPGRDFYLAKRAEQSTRHAKYNDTEYNLEPNVKGSPGGLRDIQTLLWIARRQFGTLNLQALVGQGFLTESECSLLISAQEYLWKVRYALHMLAGRPEDRLLFDHQRRIANLLGYEDNDAKLAVERFMQKYYRVVMDVSQLSDVVMQHFEEVNLRDDQAPGAASPLNNRFQVRHGYLEVVHPQVFLRTPFALMELFVLLAQNPEIKGPSAGTIRLLRDSRHLIDDTFRQDIRNTSLFIELLKSESGIHRNLRRMNRYGLLGLYLPEFGQIVGQMQHDLFHIYTVDAHTLNLIKHLRKMSYDVLAEKYPLATRVIHKLPKPELIYIAGLYHDIAKGRGGDHSELGAEDVEAFGRRHQLPEWDTRLVSWLVRNHLVMSTTAQRKDLSDPQVIHDFALTVGDHTHLDYLYVLTVADITATNPSLWNSWRATLLRQLYTETKRALRRGLENPVNREEQIRSTQQSALDTLIRRGIDADAAEQLWSQLGDHYFLRHTALDVAWHTEAILGHEDVAEPLVLIRETTQRDSEGGTQIFIYAADQHDFFAVTVAVMDQLNLNIQDARIITSTSQFTLDTYIVLDADGGSIGNNPARVAQIRAGLTEALKHPEEYPSIINRRVTRQLKHFGFAPQVNIYTETARSASLIELIAPDRPGLLARVGRIFLDFDLSVLNAKIATLGERVEDVFYVTDAQGRPLSDPQLCTALQQALIKQLGEAESQTPLTRISI; encoded by the coding sequence ATGCCCCAGGTCGATTCGGAGTTGTTCGACGCCGGCCAGTTCCAAGCTGAACTCTCGCTGAAAGCCAGCCCCATCGCGGCTTTCAAGAAATTCATCCGCGCCGCGAACGCGACGCTCGATGCCCGCTTCCTGGCAGGGCGTAGCGTACGGCGACTGGTAGAAGACCGCGCCTGGTTCGTCGATCAGATGCTGGTCGCGGCCTGGAATCGATTCGATTGGCCGGATGGCGGCATCGCCCTGCTGGCGGTAGGCGGCTACGGTCGTGGCGAGCTGCATCCACATTCCGACATCGATCTGCTGATCCTGCTGGCCGAAGAGGAACAGGAGCGTTTCCGCGAGCCCATCGAAGGTTTTCTGACGCTGCTGTGGGATGTGGGCCTGGCGGTCGGGCAGAGCGTGAGATCCCTGCGCGAATGCACCACCGAGGCTCTCGCCGACCTGACGGTGATCACCAACCTGATGGAGAGCCGGACGTTGGCCGGCCCCGAGTCGCTGCGCCAGGCGATGCTGCAAGCGACCAGCGTCGAACACCTGTGGCCCGGACGCGACTTCTATCTGGCCAAGCGCGCCGAGCAAAGCACGCGGCACGCCAAGTACAACGATACCGAATACAACCTCGAGCCCAACGTCAAGGGCTCGCCGGGTGGCCTGCGGGACATCCAGACCCTGCTGTGGATCGCCCGGCGCCAGTTCGGCACCCTGAATCTGCAAGCCCTGGTTGGCCAGGGCTTTCTCACCGAGAGCGAATGCAGTCTGCTGATCTCGGCCCAGGAATATCTGTGGAAGGTCCGCTACGCGCTGCACATGCTGGCTGGCCGCCCGGAGGATCGCCTGCTGTTCGACCACCAGCGACGCATCGCCAACCTGCTCGGCTACGAGGACAACGATGCCAAGCTGGCGGTGGAGCGCTTCATGCAGAAGTACTACCGCGTGGTGATGGACGTCTCCCAGCTGAGTGACGTGGTGATGCAGCACTTCGAGGAAGTGAACCTGCGCGACGACCAGGCGCCTGGTGCCGCCAGCCCGCTCAACAACAGATTCCAGGTACGCCATGGCTACCTTGAGGTGGTGCATCCCCAAGTCTTCCTGCGCACCCCCTTCGCCCTGATGGAGCTATTCGTCCTGCTGGCGCAGAATCCCGAGATCAAGGGCCCCAGCGCCGGCACCATTCGCCTGCTGCGCGACAGCCGCCACCTGATCGACGACACCTTCCGCCAGGACATCCGCAACACCAGCCTGTTCATCGAGCTGTTGAAGAGCGAATCCGGCATCCATCGCAACCTGCGGCGGATGAATCGTTACGGATTGCTGGGGCTCTATCTACCCGAATTCGGCCAGATCGTCGGCCAGATGCAGCACGATCTCTTCCACATCTACACGGTCGATGCCCACACCCTCAATCTCATCAAGCACCTGCGCAAGATGAGCTACGACGTGCTCGCCGAGAAGTATCCGCTGGCGACCCGGGTGATCCACAAGCTGCCGAAGCCGGAGTTGATCTACATCGCCGGGCTCTACCACGATATTGCCAAGGGCCGTGGCGGCGATCACTCGGAGCTCGGGGCCGAGGACGTGGAAGCCTTCGGTCGTCGCCATCAGCTACCCGAATGGGACACGCGCCTGGTCAGCTGGCTGGTGCGCAATCACCTGGTGATGTCGACCACCGCCCAGCGCAAGGACCTGTCCGATCCGCAGGTGATCCACGACTTCGCCCTGACGGTCGGCGACCACACGCACCTTGACTATCTGTACGTACTCACCGTCGCCGACATCACCGCGACCAATCCCTCGCTGTGGAATTCCTGGCGCGCGACGCTGCTCCGGCAGCTGTACACCGAAACCAAGCGGGCCCTGCGCCGCGGCCTGGAGAACCCGGTCAACCGCGAAGAGCAGATCCGCAGTACCCAGCAGTCGGCATTGGATACCCTGATACGTCGCGGGATCGACGCGGACGCCGCCGAACAGCTGTGGTCGCAGCTGGGTGACCACTATTTCCTGCGCCACACGGCCCTGGACGTTGCCTGGCACACCGAGGCCATCCTCGGCCATGAAGATGTCGCCGAACCGCTGGTGCTGATCCGCGAGACGACTCAACGCGACTCCGAAGGCGGGACGCAGATCTTCATCTATGCCGCGGACCAGCACGACTTCTTCGCGGTGACCGTGGCGGTGATGGACCAGCTCAACCTGAACATTCAGGACGCACGCATCATCACCTCGACCAGCCAGTTCACCCTCGACACCTACATAGTGCTGGATGCCGACGGCGGCTCGATCGGCAACAACCCGGCGCGAGTCGCGCAGATCCGCGCCGGCCTGACCGAAGCCCTTAAGCATCCGGAAGAGTACCCGAGCATCATCAACCGGCGCGTCACCCGTCAGCTCAAGCATTTCGGCTTCGCACCCCAGGTGAACATCTATACTGAGACCGCGCGGTCCGCGAGCCTGATCGAGTTGATCGCCCCGGATCGCCCCGGCCTGCTGGCCCGGGTGGGACGCATCTTCCTCGACTTCGACCTGTCCGTGCTCAACGCCAAGATCGCCACCCTCGGCGAGCGCGTGGAAGACGTCTTCTATGTCACCGACGCGCAAGGACGCCCCCTGTCTGACCCGCAACTCTGCACCGCCCTGCAGCAAGCCCTGATCAAGCAACTGGGCGAAGCAGAGAGCCAGACGCCGCTCACCCGCATCAGTATCTAG